A part of Sporomusaceae bacterium FL31 genomic DNA contains:
- a CDS encoding amidohydrolase: MKIIDAHIHFCQDPYFDQIAELAGHKNTSAHLKEQYAAHNIVHGVVMGNRSLQLSEHDYPDYLSYCIGLDSTCFNKEEVVQQAYLVEKHLQSMNCVGIKLYPGYNHFYVYDSVLDPFYQLAMQYKKPVAVHTGLTATSHALLKYSHPMTLDEAAVLYPQVQFVMCHMGNPWIVDAVAVMEKNENVTADLSGILEGKINSMPEFFIKKHGYIQFIKDWLEYLDAYDRVLYGTDWPLANITNYIEFVAHIIPEKHHDKVFFDNANRVYNLGL; encoded by the coding sequence ATGAAAATTATTGATGCCCACATTCACTTCTGCCAAGATCCCTATTTTGACCAGATTGCAGAATTAGCGGGCCATAAAAATACCAGTGCGCATCTGAAAGAGCAATATGCTGCACATAACATTGTTCATGGTGTGGTGATGGGTAACCGGAGTTTGCAGCTGAGCGAACACGACTACCCAGATTATCTTAGCTATTGTATTGGGCTGGACAGTACATGTTTTAACAAAGAAGAGGTGGTGCAGCAAGCATATTTGGTTGAAAAACATCTGCAAAGCATGAATTGTGTGGGCATTAAGCTATATCCGGGTTACAATCATTTTTATGTTTACGATTCGGTACTGGACCCGTTTTACCAACTGGCCATGCAATATAAAAAACCAGTGGCAGTACATACTGGATTAACAGCTACGAGTCATGCTCTATTGAAATACAGTCATCCTATGACCTTGGATGAGGCTGCGGTACTCTATCCTCAGGTTCAGTTTGTGATGTGTCATATGGGAAATCCTTGGATTGTAGATGCTGTCGCAGTTATGGAGAAAAATGAAAATGTAACCGCTGACCTGTCAGGGATTTTGGAAGGTAAGATCAACAGCATGCCGGAGTTCTTTATAAAAAAGCATGGTTATATTCAATTTATAAAGGACTGGCTGGAATATCTGGATGCCTATGACCGAGTATTATATGGAACAGATTGGCCGCTGGCGAATATCACCAATTATATTGAGTTTGTTGCGCATATTATTCCAGAAAAGCATCATGATAAAGTGTTTTTTGACAACGCCAACAGGGTTTATAATCTTGGTCTTTGA
- a CDS encoding DNA-binding response regulator, producing the protein MRILVIEDDHILREATVSILSGEDYLVDQASTGEEGLYLAKQEIHDLIVLDIMLPEISGLEIVKTLRNNGCTISILLLTAKDSIDDRVIGLEAGADDYLVKPFAMRELLARIKALMRRKGNLMIDDQINYASLSLNSKVKDGFVNDQPLGLTNKEYEILEFLILNKEQIVTRDQIFDRIWGLESDISIAIIDMYIHYLRKKLIVFGLDTLIQTVRGVGFMLKEN; encoded by the coding sequence ATGCGAATACTTGTAATTGAAGATGACCATATCTTGAGAGAAGCGACGGTATCAATTTTATCCGGGGAAGATTATTTGGTAGATCAAGCGTCGACTGGCGAAGAGGGACTGTATTTAGCCAAGCAAGAAATTCATGACTTAATTGTGCTAGATATTATGTTGCCTGAGATTAGCGGCTTAGAGATTGTTAAGACACTGCGAAATAATGGCTGCACTATTTCGATTTTGCTTCTGACAGCAAAGGATAGCATCGATGACCGTGTCATAGGCTTAGAGGCGGGAGCAGATGATTATTTGGTGAAGCCCTTTGCTATGCGAGAATTATTAGCTCGAATAAAAGCCCTTATGCGCCGCAAAGGTAATCTAATGATAGACGACCAAATAAATTATGCGAGCTTATCGTTAAATAGTAAAGTAAAGGATGGCTTTGTTAACGATCAGCCCCTCGGTCTAACCAACAAGGAATATGAAATCCTAGAATTTTTAATCTTGAATAAGGAACAGATCGTTACACGGGATCAAATTTTCGATCGGATTTGGGGATTGGAATCTGATATCTCGATTGCTATTATTGATATGTATATACATTACTTACGTAAAAAACTCATTGTATTTGGTCTGGACACGTTAATTCAAACCGTTCGTGGTGTTGGTTTTATGCTGAAGGAGAATTAG
- a CDS encoding two-component sensor histidine kinase encodes MLQRTLTRLTVINSFVFLIIYFLFTSILYGYLSYRIFDRLDEAMRLHAMGFRIVNGIVIPFEHPIFDPRIFVLIHSRDGRTLNPIPFRENELKNIDEITSDIEVSELNTKEYAGHVYRIMRWPYTYQDDLYEISTNFRVESIFVICIVDSEVQLLHNFLWLIIGGGVLSVFGIILAGFFLAKRAMIPIQESWERQQQFVSDVSHELRSPLTGIYSNAELMLRYPDETIREECHRINTIMQETKRMIKLISSLLTLARSDSGKSDLSLSLINLSDVVNEVARNFEVFKEIKYISFITNVEADVNVVVDKDRVHQLIVILLDNAFKFTPVGGQVSIHCYKSNRNAIISVLDTGVGIAPESIPRIFDRFFREDKSRSRDSGGTGLGLSIAKWIVEKHAGVIDVESELGKGTKFTVTIPLLKSSKVISYEDKSV; translated from the coding sequence ATGCTCCAACGTACGCTAACGAGATTGACCGTTATAAATTCATTTGTTTTTCTGATTATTTACTTTTTATTTACTTCAATTCTTTATGGATATCTCTCTTATAGGATATTTGACCGATTAGATGAAGCTATGCGTTTACACGCAATGGGGTTTAGAATAGTGAACGGAATCGTTATTCCATTTGAACATCCAATCTTTGATCCGCGAATTTTTGTATTAATCCATAGTAGGGATGGGCGTACCTTGAATCCCATTCCTTTTCGTGAAAATGAATTGAAAAATATCGATGAGATTACTTCTGATATTGAAGTGAGCGAATTGAACACAAAAGAATATGCTGGCCATGTTTACAGAATAATGAGATGGCCCTATACCTATCAAGACGACCTTTACGAAATTTCTACGAATTTTCGAGTAGAATCTATTTTTGTCATATGCATTGTAGATTCTGAGGTGCAATTGCTTCATAACTTTTTATGGCTTATTATCGGTGGCGGAGTTCTAAGTGTCTTTGGTATTATCTTAGCCGGGTTTTTTCTTGCTAAACGTGCTATGATTCCCATTCAGGAATCCTGGGAAAGACAGCAACAATTTGTTTCGGACGTATCGCATGAATTACGGTCTCCGTTGACGGGAATATATAGTAATGCAGAACTGATGCTGCGGTATCCAGATGAGACTATTCGGGAAGAATGCCATAGGATCAATACGATCATGCAAGAGACAAAACGAATGATCAAGCTAATTTCAAGTTTACTTACATTGGCGAGATCGGATTCCGGCAAATCTGATTTAAGCTTAAGTTTAATAAACTTGAGTGATGTAGTTAATGAGGTTGCCAGAAATTTTGAAGTGTTTAAAGAGATCAAATATATCAGTTTCATAACGAATGTTGAAGCTGATGTAAACGTCGTAGTGGATAAGGATAGAGTGCATCAATTAATTGTAATTTTGCTTGATAATGCCTTTAAGTTCACGCCTGTAGGTGGACAGGTTAGCATTCATTGCTATAAGTCTAATCGAAATGCCATAATAAGTGTGTTGGATACGGGGGTTGGCATAGCTCCTGAGAGTATTCCACGCATATTTGATCGGTTTTTTCGTGAAGATAAATCTAGATCAAGGGATTCCGGTGGAACAGGCTTGGGGCTTTCTATTGCTAAGTGGATTGTTGAAAAGCATGCAGGGGTAATCGATGTGGAGAGTGAGTTGGGAAAAGGGACAAAATTTACGGTTACCATTCCACTATTAAAAAGTAGCAAAGTTATTTCTTACGAAGATAAATCTGTTTAA